In Campylobacter vicugnae, a genomic segment contains:
- the pyrF gene encoding orotidine-5'-phosphate decarboxylase, with the protein MKLCIALDMAQKDECLALARELKGLDLWLKVGLRAYLRDGAKFIEELKSISDFKIFLDLKIYDIPNTMADACEVVSRVGADMINIHASAGAVAMQTVMDRLNALPSRPLVLAVSALTSFDESGFEAVYNSSIKKSVVNMSQMAYASGLDGMVCSVYESLAIKEATSREFLTLTPGIRPFGEDNADQKRVADLSTAAQNQSDFIVVGRPIYKADNPKEIAKKILAQI; encoded by the coding sequence GTGAAGCTTTGTATCGCATTAGATATGGCGCAAAAAGATGAGTGTTTAGCACTAGCTAGAGAGCTTAAAGGGCTTGATTTATGGCTAAAGGTTGGACTTAGAGCCTATTTGCGAGATGGAGCAAAATTTATAGAAGAGTTAAAAAGCATTAGTGATTTTAAGATCTTTTTAGATCTTAAAATTTATGATATACCAAACACTATGGCAGATGCTTGCGAGGTAGTATCTAGAGTTGGCGCTGATATGATAAATATTCACGCTAGTGCTGGAGCAGTAGCTATGCAAACAGTTATGGATAGATTAAACGCCTTGCCTAGTAGGCCACTAGTCTTAGCAGTGTCAGCTCTTACTAGCTTTGATGAGAGTGGATTTGAGGCTGTGTATAACTCTAGTATTAAAAAAAGCGTAGTAAATATGTCTCAAATGGCATACGCAAGTGGCTTAGATGGTATGGTCTGTTCAGTATATGAAAGTCTAGCTATTAAAGAGGCTACTAGTAGAGAGTTTTTAACCTTAACGCCAGGCATTAGGCCATTTGGCGAGGATAATGCAGATCAAAAAAGAGTAGCCGATCTATCCACAGCAGCTCAAAATCAATCTGATTTTATAGTAGTTGGAAGACCTATATATAAAGCAGATAACCCAAAAGAGATCGCTAAAAAGATTTTGGCTCAAATTTAA
- a CDS encoding porin, which yields MKLVKLSLAAIVAAGALTSVASAASLEEAIKNVDVTGYARYRFDSKDNGHNTANKHRFTSDVNFKSALDDNFFGVLGFRYDSIDNSGERFDAETKVGVDDAGNDSFGQTFNVRQLYLGYTAGNTTITAGRQVLGTFFTDDMVGTGIKLLNSDISGLTLAAIAFDNLQDDGDIGTGDLLLGSKNVNRPEYVYDRNLYGVAAIGSYDPVSFQLWYAALDSVAQLYAADVTVGASLGDVDLSLQAQVAGSSMWADNAGVFDNNGLINSVALDDAIFWAAELGAKAFGFDGSVGYVQFDSDEISLISFEDQGSFIDAGEDLLNYTAFAGDNKYWFLTAGYTFADKVRVGADYVAGEGSNGVVARDVDRYEAVARVDYKYSKKLNFKAWYSYINQENGQDDAKHLRFEARYNF from the coding sequence ATGAAATTAGTTAAACTAAGCTTAGCTGCAATCGTAGCTGCAGGTGCTTTAACAAGCGTAGCAAGTGCTGCATCACTTGAAGAAGCTATTAAAAATGTAGATGTAACAGGTTATGCAAGATATAGATTTGATAGCAAAGATAACGGTCATAATACAGCAAACAAACATAGATTTACATCTGATGTTAATTTCAAATCTGCTCTAGATGACAACTTCTTTGGCGTTTTAGGCTTTAGATATGATAGCATTGATAATTCAGGTGAAAGATTTGATGCTGAAACAAAAGTGGGCGTAGATGATGCAGGTAACGATAGCTTCGGTCAAACATTCAATGTTCGCCAATTATATCTAGGATATACAGCTGGTAATACTACAATTACAGCTGGTCGCCAAGTTCTAGGTACATTCTTCACTGATGATATGGTAGGTACAGGTATTAAACTACTTAACAGCGATATCAGCGGTCTAACTCTAGCTGCTATAGCATTTGATAACCTACAAGATGATGGTGATATCGGTACAGGTGATTTATTACTTGGATCTAAGAACGTTAATCGTCCTGAGTATGTATATGATAGAAACCTATATGGTGTAGCTGCTATTGGCTCATATGATCCAGTTAGCTTCCAACTATGGTATGCTGCACTTGATAGCGTAGCTCAACTATACGCTGCTGATGTAACAGTAGGTGCTAGCCTAGGTGATGTAGATCTAAGCCTACAAGCTCAAGTTGCTGGTTCAAGTATGTGGGCAGATAATGCTGGTGTATTTGATAATAATGGATTGATTAATTCTGTAGCATTAGATGATGCTATTTTCTGGGCAGCTGAATTAGGCGCTAAAGCATTTGGCTTTGATGGTAGCGTAGGTTATGTACAATTTGATTCAGATGAAATCTCTCTAATCTCATTTGAAGATCAAGGAAGCTTCATCGATGCTGGTGAAGATCTACTAAACTACACAGCATTTGCAGGTGATAATAAATACTGGTTCTTAACAGCTGGTTATACATTTGCTGATAAAGTAAGAGTAGGTGCTGACTATGTAGCTGGTGAAGGCTCTAACGGTGTTGTTGCAAGAGATGTTGATAGATACGAAGCAGTAGCTAGAGTAGATTATAAATACAGCAAAAAACTTAACTTCAAAGCTTGGTACTCATACATAAATCAAGAAAATGGTCAAGATGACGCTAAACACCTAAGATTTGAAGCTAGATATAACTTCTAA
- the nusB gene encoding transcription antitermination factor NusB has translation MATRHQVRQCVVSLLYAKEMGSEMEHFSDDFLEEKKIRNDQKSFTISLYNGILENLSSIDEQLDNYLGKWKIGEIGSVERQILRLGAYEMRYSDIDSAIAINEAVILANELASESSIKLINGVLDAIAKDKK, from the coding sequence ATGGCTACTAGACATCAAGTAAGACAGTGCGTCGTTAGTTTGCTATATGCTAAGGAGATGGGTAGCGAGATGGAGCATTTTAGCGATGATTTCTTAGAAGAAAAAAAGATAAGAAACGACCAAAAGAGCTTTACAATCAGCTTATATAATGGTATTTTAGAGAATTTATCTAGCATTGATGAACAGCTAGATAACTATCTTGGCAAGTGGAAAATAGGCGAGATAGGTAGCGTAGAAAGACAAATTCTACGACTTGGAGCTTATGAGATGAGATATAGCGATATAGACTCAGCTATTGCGATTAATGAGGCTGTGATACTAGCTAATGAATTAGCCAGTGAGTCTTCTATCAAGCTTATAAATGGCGTTTTAGACGCTATCGCAAAGGATAAAAAGTGA